A window of Haloarcula sp. H-GB4 contains these coding sequences:
- the fer1 gene encoding ferredoxin Fer1, whose protein sequence is MPTVEYLNYEVVDDNGWDMYDDDVFAEASDMDLDGEDYGSLDVNEGEYILEAAEAQGYDWPFSCRAGACANCAAIVLEGDIDMDMQQILSDEEVEDKNVRLTCIGSPDADEVKIVYNAKHLDYLQNRVI, encoded by the coding sequence ATGCCCACGGTAGAGTACCTTAACTACGAAGTAGTGGATGATAACGGCTGGGACATGTACGACGACGACGTCTTCGCAGAGGCGTCAGATATGGACCTCGACGGTGAGGACTACGGGTCCCTCGACGTGAACGAAGGCGAGTACATCCTTGAGGCCGCTGAGGCACAGGGCTACGACTGGCCCTTCTCGTGTCGTGCCGGTGCCTGTGCGAACTGTGCTGCTATCGTCCTCGAAGGCGACATCGACATGGACATGCAGCAGATCCTCAGCGACGAGGAAGTCGAAGACAAGAACGTTCGCCTGACCTGTATCGGCAGTCCGGACGCCGACGAGGTCAAGATCGTCTACAACGCCAAGCATCTCGACTACCTGCAGAACCGCGTCATCTAA
- a CDS encoding inorganic phosphate transporter translates to MVEVLFALGIIVAIFVGFNIGGSSTGVAFGPAVGSNTLSKLSAAALMTIFAMAGGLIVGPAVVQSLGSDLVATQFSPLISIVVLFFIGVALFLSNVVGVPASTSMTAVGAIAGLGLARGTLNAALMLEIVSWWLVSPIIAFWVSGVIGRYFYPTLVEWFAVSQSEGSLLDFDRSGAIPRPALGENTTPREFVGTVVVIGIGCYMGFSAGASNVANAVAPLVGNGSLELYPAILLGGGAIGLGAFTIARRTMDTVGNDLTDLPLVAAIVVAAVASTIVTFLSALGIPASFVIIATMSIVGLGWGRATRTTSLSDTVQGESPAASVGALTTDAEAADAPTVGGKKGTPKQAETEPIGEESQEDIPSASDLFEPGTTARVIFLQNVVPSIATLAAYLVFRFLPIA, encoded by the coding sequence ATGGTTGAGGTTCTCTTCGCGCTCGGCATCATCGTCGCTATCTTCGTCGGCTTCAATATCGGGGGGTCGTCCACGGGTGTCGCGTTCGGGCCTGCGGTCGGGTCCAACACGCTTTCGAAACTCTCGGCAGCGGCCCTGATGACGATATTTGCGATGGCCGGTGGGCTCATCGTCGGCCCGGCCGTCGTCCAGAGCCTGGGCAGTGACCTCGTCGCCACGCAGTTCTCGCCGCTGATCAGCATTGTTGTCCTGTTTTTCATCGGTGTCGCGCTGTTCCTTTCGAACGTGGTCGGGGTTCCGGCGTCGACGTCGATGACGGCCGTTGGCGCTATCGCCGGCCTGGGACTTGCCCGCGGGACGTTGAACGCCGCTCTGATGCTCGAAATCGTCTCATGGTGGCTCGTCTCGCCGATTATCGCCTTCTGGGTCAGCGGCGTTATCGGACGGTACTTCTACCCGACACTCGTCGAGTGGTTCGCCGTCTCACAGAGCGAAGGGTCGCTACTGGATTTCGATCGCTCTGGTGCGATTCCGCGGCCGGCGCTCGGCGAGAACACGACGCCACGTGAGTTCGTCGGGACCGTCGTCGTCATCGGTATCGGCTGTTACATGGGTTTCTCGGCGGGGGCGTCAAACGTCGCCAACGCCGTTGCGCCCCTCGTGGGCAACGGCTCACTGGAGTTGTACCCGGCTATTCTGCTCGGCGGCGGCGCTATCGGCCTCGGTGCGTTCACCATCGCCCGCCGGACGATGGACACGGTCGGCAACGACCTGACCGACCTCCCGCTGGTCGCTGCCATCGTCGTCGCGGCAGTCGCCTCAACCATCGTCACCTTCCTCTCTGCACTGGGTATCCCAGCGAGTTTCGTCATCATCGCCACGATGAGCATCGTCGGGCTCGGCTGGGGCCGTGCGACGCGAACGACGAGCCTTTCGGACACTGTGCAGGGCGAGTCTCCCGCCGCTTCCGTTGGTGCGCTGACCACTGACGCGGAGGCCGCGGACGCCCCGACTGTTGGCGGGAAAAAGGGGACGCCGAAGCAGGCAGAGACTGAGCCCATCGGTGAGGAGTCGCAGGAGGACATCCCGTCAGCGTCGGATCTGTTCGAACCCGGAACGACTGCCAGAGTGATCTTCCTCCAGAATGTCGTCCCCTCGATTGCGACGCTCGCGGCGTATCTGGTGTTCAGGTTTCTGCCGATCGCCTGA
- a CDS encoding inorganic phosphate transporter codes for MVSILFAVGLLVAIFVGFNIGGSSTGVAFGPAVGSDTIGKVTAAALMSCFAVLGGATVGTEVIDTMGGQIVPSSQFTLLASVTVLFFVGLALLVSNLFGVPASTSMTAVGAIAGLGVASGTIDWDVMGRIVSWWLVAPIIAFWLSAVVGRYLYPHLAARIVFETDGPETTRRERIGQFLVVAIGCYMAFSAGASNTANAVAPLVGNGSLGLYPGVLLAGGAIAVGAFTIARRTLDTVGNDLTELPILAALIVETVSATIISLLSAAGIPASLAVSATMCVVGLGWGRATRTTTLTDAAGAAVKGTPAASGDGGVSVNALAADHDEDSPSAGGESEVPGIGEEAPESATTAADLFNPAATGRVVMLWILTPSISAVASYLVFQYVL; via the coding sequence ATGGTTTCGATTCTCTTCGCTGTTGGGCTTCTGGTTGCCATTTTCGTCGGTTTCAACATCGGTGGGTCCTCGACCGGTGTCGCCTTTGGTCCGGCAGTGGGGTCGGACACCATCGGGAAGGTCACGGCTGCCGCCCTGATGTCCTGCTTCGCGGTGCTGGGCGGCGCGACCGTTGGGACCGAGGTCATCGACACGATGGGTGGGCAGATTGTCCCGAGCAGCCAGTTCACGCTGCTTGCCAGCGTGACGGTCCTCTTCTTTGTGGGGCTGGCGCTGCTGGTTTCGAACCTCTTCGGTGTGCCCGCCTCGACGTCAATGACCGCCGTGGGCGCTATCGCCGGCCTCGGCGTCGCGAGCGGCACCATCGACTGGGACGTGATGGGGCGCATCGTCTCTTGGTGGCTGGTCGCCCCCATCATCGCGTTCTGGCTATCGGCGGTCGTCGGTCGCTACCTCTACCCGCATCTGGCGGCCCGCATTGTCTTCGAGACTGACGGGCCGGAGACGACCCGACGCGAGCGTATCGGGCAGTTCCTCGTTGTCGCCATTGGCTGCTATATGGCCTTTTCGGCGGGGGCGTCGAACACCGCAAACGCCGTCGCACCGCTGGTGGGTAACGGCTCGCTGGGACTGTACCCCGGCGTGCTTCTGGCCGGCGGTGCCATCGCCGTGGGCGCGTTCACCATCGCCCGGCGGACCCTCGATACGGTCGGCAACGACCTCACCGAACTGCCGATTCTCGCAGCGCTCATCGTCGAGACGGTAAGCGCGACAATCATAAGCCTGCTGTCGGCTGCGGGCATCCCCGCGAGTCTCGCGGTGTCAGCGACGATGTGCGTCGTCGGCCTGGGATGGGGCCGGGCGACCCGGACGACGACGTTGACCGACGCTGCCGGCGCGGCGGTCAAGGGCACGCCAGCCGCTAGCGGCGACGGCGGCGTCTCGGTCAACGCGCTCGCGGCCGACCACGACGAGGACAGCCCGTCGGCCGGCGGGGAGTCCGAGGTCCCAGGAATCGGCGAAGAGGCTCCCGAATCGGCGACCACCGCCGCCGACCTGTTCAACCCCGCAGCGACGGGCCGAGTTGTGATGCTGTGGATACTGACCCCAAGCATCTCGGCGGTCGCCTCCTATCTGGTCTTCCAGTACGTCCTCTAG
- the hisA gene encoding 1-(5-phosphoribosyl)-5-[(5-phosphoribosylamino)methylideneamino]imidazole-4-carboxamide isomerase yields the protein MYPEFEVVPAVDMQDGQVVQLVGGERGTEKTYGDPVEAAQRWVDAGARTLHLVDLDGAFEGERQNAAAIDAVLDAVGSDVDVQLGGGIRTAEDAISLLDRGLDRVILGTAAVETPEIVGEISDEHPGSVLVSLDAKDGEVVVSGWTEGTGLDPAEAAERYADLGAGGILFTDVDVEGQLDGVRTEPVRRLVDSVDIPVIASGGVATIDDILALRSAGAAAVVVGSALYEGQFTLDAAIDALAED from the coding sequence ATGTATCCCGAGTTCGAGGTCGTTCCCGCGGTCGATATGCAGGACGGACAGGTGGTCCAGTTGGTCGGCGGCGAACGCGGCACCGAGAAAACCTACGGTGACCCGGTCGAGGCCGCACAGCGATGGGTCGACGCCGGTGCGCGGACACTCCATCTCGTCGACCTCGACGGCGCGTTCGAGGGCGAGCGACAGAACGCGGCGGCCATCGACGCCGTCCTCGACGCGGTGGGGTCTGACGTGGACGTGCAGCTCGGCGGCGGCATCCGGACCGCCGAGGACGCCATCTCGCTGCTTGACCGCGGGCTGGACCGCGTCATCCTCGGCACAGCAGCCGTCGAGACGCCGGAAATCGTCGGCGAAATCAGCGACGAACACCCCGGCAGTGTCCTCGTGAGTCTCGACGCGAAGGACGGTGAGGTCGTGGTGTCGGGCTGGACCGAGGGCACTGGGCTGGACCCCGCTGAGGCCGCCGAGCGGTACGCCGACCTGGGGGCCGGCGGCATCCTGTTTACCGACGTGGACGTGGAGGGACAGCTCGACGGGGTTCGGACCGAGCCGGTCCGCCGGCTGGTCGACAGCGTCGATATCCCCGTCATCGCCAGCGGCGGCGTCGCGACCATCGATGACATACTTGCGCTTCGGTCAGCCGGGGCCGCCGCCGTCGTCGTCGGGAGCGCCCTCTACGAGGGGCAGTTCACGCTCGACGCGGCGATTGACGCGCTCGCCGAGGACTAA
- a CDS encoding glycoside hydrolase family 97 catalytic domain-containing protein, translated as MFEERSQPKSNPSRRQFLGGVGSLLAASAFSVSVSDDAAAQVTAGDDSATQTVSSPDGAVTLTVDVSDGVATYEILHEGMALIGKSELGFEFQNQDAFRSGLVVTGSERTEVDSSWTPVWDRYDEIEEQYTELRLGVAESSGPERFGTIVFRVFDDGVGFRFIFGEPFGDQFVITSERTEYNFAGDYTSWWIPNDYNNFEVEYAETPLSEVAGELDGTGFDGVHTPMTMQTDDDHYVAVHEADLTDYASLALTPSDGGDTVFESTLAPLPDGTKVSASAPHVTPWRTVQVGTSAGDLIESNLVVNLNEDYDEAVFTQGVDWIEPQKFIGVWWLMITGRAQWEYQGPQTGNHGAQTGRATQYMDFASEHDIPGVLVEGWNEGWSSYPGDGSSFDFSTPYPDFDLAAVTDYGASLDPPTQMTMHNETAGDFRNYESQLDEAFSLYDELGIRTIKSGYVSDSGDLAGESYSHHNQILVNHHTLVAETAAANRQMLDIHEPIHPTGRRRTYPNLMTREGVKGQEYDAFGDVSPEHHVTFPFTRMLGGPVEYTPGIFDMDSGSGGIETTRAKQLAMYPTYFSGLQMAADLPSSYLADQPSMTAVGEVAQAEWGDLDGFSTAARWANAQGEQYVAIDPNSAAPGATVSWTVEDASEDEYDIHFRYASDAEENAVGPDTDRTATVLVDGSEAGQLTFPPTEYWDIWESVSTTVSLSGDEDEIALSLTAEDTGGFNLDSVAVTESGESTPEPETAPIRGETVDAFQFIEDVPAAGWDDTRVIDAEIGDYMLTARQKDDEWYLGAMTDEGGRAIDVPLSFLSPASDSNGRGPGNDNGEKNGTGNGNGSNGPKYVAEIYADGIDAAYDENLTDVRVDETIVTPGTTLLASMVGSGGTAVRFRRATGQEINDLPEYERPEQDIDVHISDEVFIQEPFIRATGRNDGAFIGGTTVTLRVDGEAVGTENVRFPPNASDATYDFGYSIDTAGDYDVAVTLPDGTTLASGTVTVKPPATVAELADPSGDDTGPGGYTYPTSGDFEDGAFDLESLTIEQTPSLHRFTFEVATLYNAFGSSRGFSPQWFVLWLRDPTADSGSTSSLADLGANVNFESPWQYRLEISGFSKSATDASGATLTDADGNAVSLAEAVDVDAGTVTLSLDREAVGGADAADLEVVAMVQSEDRGSLRPVAEKAEGYVFGGAKPDAVENAPRIMDLTTPEGVSQSDALAYSADSRATLPFVSLD; from the coding sequence AGCCGCAGACAGTTCCTCGGTGGGGTCGGTTCGCTCCTCGCCGCATCGGCCTTCTCGGTCTCCGTCTCCGACGACGCTGCTGCACAGGTGACAGCGGGCGACGATTCGGCCACACAGACTGTCTCATCACCCGACGGGGCAGTAACACTCACCGTAGATGTCAGCGACGGTGTGGCAACATACGAAATTCTACACGAGGGGATGGCGCTCATCGGGAAATCCGAACTGGGCTTTGAGTTCCAGAATCAGGACGCGTTCCGTTCGGGACTTGTCGTGACTGGGAGCGAACGGACCGAGGTTGATTCGTCATGGACGCCAGTGTGGGACCGGTACGACGAAATCGAGGAGCAGTACACGGAGCTACGTCTGGGAGTTGCGGAGTCGTCCGGGCCGGAGCGGTTCGGGACGATCGTCTTCCGGGTGTTCGACGACGGTGTCGGCTTCCGGTTCATCTTTGGAGAGCCCTTTGGCGACCAGTTTGTCATCACGTCAGAGCGGACCGAGTACAACTTCGCCGGGGACTACACCTCCTGGTGGATCCCCAACGACTACAACAACTTCGAGGTGGAGTACGCCGAGACGCCGCTGAGCGAGGTCGCTGGCGAACTGGACGGCACTGGCTTCGACGGCGTCCACACGCCGATGACGATGCAGACCGACGACGACCACTATGTGGCCGTTCACGAGGCAGACCTGACAGATTACGCCTCGCTCGCACTCACGCCGTCGGACGGCGGCGATACAGTATTCGAGTCAACGCTCGCACCGCTACCTGACGGTACCAAGGTGTCAGCCTCGGCCCCGCACGTTACCCCGTGGCGAACGGTACAGGTCGGGACCAGCGCCGGCGACCTCATCGAGTCGAACCTCGTCGTCAATCTCAACGAGGACTACGACGAGGCGGTGTTCACGCAGGGTGTCGACTGGATTGAGCCGCAAAAGTTCATTGGCGTCTGGTGGCTGATGATTACCGGCCGAGCACAGTGGGAGTATCAGGGTCCACAGACCGGCAACCACGGCGCACAGACCGGGCGCGCCACGCAGTACATGGACTTCGCCAGCGAGCACGACATCCCCGGCGTCCTCGTCGAGGGCTGGAACGAGGGCTGGTCGAGCTATCCGGGCGATGGCAGCAGTTTCGATTTCTCCACACCGTATCCGGACTTCGATCTGGCGGCAGTGACCGACTACGGCGCGAGCCTCGACCCGCCGACCCAGATGACGATGCACAACGAGACGGCCGGTGACTTCCGGAACTACGAATCACAGCTCGACGAGGCATTTTCGTTGTACGACGAGCTGGGCATCCGAACGATCAAGAGCGGCTACGTCTCCGACAGCGGCGACCTTGCGGGCGAGAGTTACAGCCACCACAACCAGATACTGGTCAACCACCACACGCTGGTCGCCGAGACGGCGGCGGCCAACCGACAGATGCTCGATATACACGAGCCGATTCATCCGACCGGCCGCCGGCGAACCTACCCGAACCTGATGACCCGCGAGGGCGTCAAGGGCCAGGAGTACGACGCCTTTGGCGACGTGAGCCCCGAACACCACGTCACGTTCCCCTTCACACGGATGCTGGGCGGGCCGGTGGAGTACACGCCGGGCATCTTCGACATGGATTCCGGTTCTGGCGGCATCGAGACCACCCGTGCCAAGCAACTGGCGATGTATCCGACGTACTTCAGCGGCCTCCAGATGGCCGCCGACCTGCCCAGTTCCTACCTGGCCGACCAGCCGTCGATGACCGCTGTCGGCGAGGTCGCCCAGGCCGAATGGGGGGACCTCGACGGGTTCTCGACGGCCGCCCGCTGGGCCAACGCCCAGGGCGAGCAGTACGTCGCCATCGATCCCAACAGCGCCGCGCCCGGCGCGACCGTCTCATGGACCGTCGAGGACGCCAGCGAGGACGAGTACGACATCCACTTCCGGTACGCCAGCGATGCCGAGGAGAACGCCGTCGGTCCGGATACTGACCGCACCGCAACGGTGCTGGTCGACGGCAGCGAGGCCGGCCAGCTAACGTTCCCACCCACCGAGTACTGGGACATCTGGGAGAGCGTCTCGACGACCGTCTCGCTGTCCGGCGACGAGGACGAAATCGCGCTCTCGCTGACCGCCGAGGACACCGGTGGTTTCAATCTCGACTCGGTGGCCGTCACCGAGTCCGGCGAATCGACGCCCGAACCCGAGACCGCTCCCATCCGCGGTGAGACCGTCGACGCGTTCCAGTTCATCGAGGACGTGCCGGCCGCCGGCTGGGACGACACGCGCGTCATCGACGCCGAGATCGGCGACTACATGCTCACTGCACGGCAGAAAGACGACGAGTGGTACCTCGGCGCCATGACCGACGAAGGTGGCCGTGCTATCGACGTGCCTCTGTCGTTTCTCTCGCCCGCGTCAGACAGCAACGGGCGGGGGCCGGGGAACGACAACGGCGAGAAGAACGGCACGGGCAACGGGAACGGATCCAACGGCCCGAAGTACGTCGCCGAAATCTATGCCGACGGCATCGACGCGGCCTACGACGAGAACCTGACCGACGTTCGCGTCGACGAGACCATCGTCACACCGGGCACGACCCTGCTCGCGTCGATGGTCGGCAGCGGCGGGACGGCTGTCCGCTTCCGGCGCGCAACAGGTCAGGAGATCAACGACCTGCCCGAGTACGAGCGGCCCGAACAGGATATCGATGTCCATATCAGCGACGAAGTGTTCATTCAGGAGCCGTTCATCCGAGCCACCGGGCGCAACGACGGGGCGTTCATTGGCGGGACCACGGTGACGCTCCGCGTCGACGGCGAGGCCGTCGGGACAGAGAACGTCCGCTTCCCGCCCAACGCCAGCGACGCCACCTACGACTTCGGCTACAGCATCGACACGGCCGGCGACTACGACGTGGCGGTCACGCTCCCCGACGGCACGACGCTCGCAAGCGGGACAGTGACGGTCAAACCGCCGGCGACGGTGGCCGAACTCGCCGACCCGTCCGGCGACGACACCGGTCCCGGCGGGTACACGTATCCGACCAGCGGTGACTTCGAGGACGGCGCGTTCGACTTGGAGTCGCTGACTATCGAGCAGACGCCGAGCCTCCACCGCTTTACTTTCGAGGTGGCAACCCTCTACAACGCCTTCGGTAGTAGCCGCGGCTTCTCGCCGCAGTGGTTCGTCCTCTGGCTGCGCGACCCGACCGCCGACAGCGGGTCGACGAGCAGTCTTGCGGACCTCGGCGCGAACGTCAACTTCGAGTCGCCGTGGCAGTACCGCCTGGAGATCAGCGGCTTCTCCAAGAGCGCGACCGACGCCAGCGGTGCCACACTGACCGATGCTGACGGAAACGCGGTCTCACTCGCCGAGGCCGTCGATGTCGACGCGGGAACAGTCACACTCTCCCTCGATAGAGAAGCCGTTGGCGGCGCAGACGCGGCGGACCTGGAAGTCGTTGCGATGGTGCAGTCCGAGGACCGCGGGTCGCTGCGCCCCGTCGCCGAAAAAGCCGAGGGCTACGTCTTCGGCGGTGCCAAGCCGGATGCAGTTGAGAATGCCCCGCGTATCATGGACCTGACGACGCCGGAGGGCGTCAGCCAGTCCGACGCGCTGGCTTACAGTGCCGACTCGCGGGCGACGCTGCCGTTCGTCTCGCTCGATTAG